DNA sequence from the Pseudochaenichthys georgianus chromosome 8, fPseGeo1.2, whole genome shotgun sequence genome:
ACTACGACGTAGCTATTGTGCATAATAAAATAAAGCCTGCTAATCTCTTTGaatcttcagtaaaagtaggaaGTAGCAGTAAAATGAAGAGCTCAGCTGAAGTACAGTATTTAGGTGCACGACGTGAGTAaatgtcagagagagagagagagagcaggaagTTACTGATGGTCTGCAGCAGCTGGCCCGTGTGTTTGGCGTAGATTTGGTTGATCTGTTTCTTCAGCTTCAGGATCTCCTCAGCCTGGATGGCGATGTCTGTGGCCTGACCCTGAACGCATCACAGAGAAATGATCATGTTTACAGACTCAGTAACCCCCTATGCTTGGTCTCAGATCAGTATAAGGAAGTTGGGGGGGGGCAGCTCACCCTGGCGCCCCCTGAGGGCTGGTGCAACATGATGCGGGCGTTGGGCAGTGAATGTCTCATGCCTGCCGTGCCCGCTGCCAGCAGCAGGCTGCCCATGCTGGCAGCCTGGCCCACGCACCAGGTGGAGATGGGGTTCAGGATGTACTGCATGGTGTCGTAGATGGCCAGGCCCGCTGTCACCACACCACCTGAGGGTGGCATGAGTTTAGAAAACACCACAGAAACGGAGGACTGAAAATCCTCAGGGGTCCTTGCTCATGTGCACCTCTGCAGAGACCATGgtacctttttaaaaagggcccCAGTATTCACATATTCAggatcatatcagtatgtagtgtctctactgggacatgtctccatgctttaatgttcacaaagctctttattgttctcatactgtctgtgctgcagcacctcttttcaccctctgtctgaaaccagagcccagtctgctctgattggttagctggccggctctgttgagaTTGGTCAGGGGTGGGGTGCCTCCGGGCCTTATACGGACCGCAAGACCATTTGATACGGCCcttgaggtaatttataaacacacgcaaaaaagaaaagaaagaaagaaatctagaccgcaaaataattaaacaagcgagtgcctgtttttcctggccaaggtcagggtccttgaacacaacacgagcctaactgtcatcacgtggtatatgtctcgacaggggtgcagttctgacggagcgCACCAGATCGTCGCTCCGGCACTtcagataaggagccgtacacatgccgcagtttctgcgtggctgtgttttagctgaaagcccagtggcatctgctcatctgtcacactgatcagacagacaataactgtgttgttattagcatcagGTTAGctcgctatgctaacgaatataagaagctttttctccaaccagtgaggtaaaggcacatctttatatcatcattatagttataaaaaataagagaataaagtaaacaggtataaaatactatattacaaaaaaagttgttattaataaagaagaagacagtttaaaaaggagagtgatttgtaaaatatccataaagaaaaagtaaatctgcttccagttctgtttcatctgggtgttgagagatgtatccatagatctcctaatgttgctctcaaagtaagtaagtaagtataatgtcctttattgttttatgtttcatgtggaacctatatgctgcaggtctcccttgaaaaagagatctatgatcgcaatgggaccaatctgaataaataaaggtttgaaatgaaatgaaagtgcaccagattgatgcttttaacttcaacattttagCATGCCCCCCCGGACCACCCTAGacgaggttaggtcccccccacttaaatcatgtccacataggACACTAAATACATGTGCACACaccttgtgtccatatctttctgttttggtggtcatgccacaccgtgcacgtgcatgcatgcgcttgtcatggtgagatatctggattcagaggttgctttttctttgcatgaaagaaaggccgaatgaatgggctgtgattttagtttttttaagcagaggtcaatcatttgtacggccctcggaggatgggaacaaaattgaaatggcccttgagaggaaaaaggttccccacccctgccttagccaatcacgtacaatgtgttggagcgctagccaatagaagcctgagtgttacataatgatgtcactatgttcaggaagtaaacCAATCTTAAAtggcaaaacaaaaaaataaacattgaaccctTCAATATCTGCCTTCTGGGTCGAAGGCTTGTGTGCGCTGTGAGTCTTACCAGGACTGTTGATGTACATGTGGATGGGTTTGTTGTTGCTCTCTGACTGTAGGAAGAGCAGCTGGGCGATAACCACGCTGGCTACATTGTCATCgatctgaggggggggggggcagagagtACCAATGAAAATCACTTTgaaaatgtcaaaataaaagTTGTCTTGATCACATCTGGGGAGACACTCACAGGACCCATGAGACAGATGATCCTCTCTCTCAGGAGGCGGGAGTAGATGTCGTACGCTCTTTCTCCTCTCCCCTGAAAAAGACAGAAAGGTTTATAAATGACCAAGGAAACAAGTCTGTAGTGTAAGCACTGAACTCGGTTTGATGGAACCGGCTTAAATCGCTTTGAGTTATTTTAAGATCCAATTACTGGAGGCATAGACTCGCCTTGTTGACGCTCTGACTTCTGAAGCCTTTGTGATTCCAACAGTGACCACATTTAAAGTGTCCTTTAGGTTGATTAGTTTTCTCCCGCTAAAATGGCTCGgttgatattttatattcttATACAATGAGCTGTGAATCAACCTAAGCACTTGGTACATAGGATCTCTATTGAGAGCAATAATAAAGCAGCTATGTAAAGATAAATTGCAGAAGTGTCTACCTGTTGGAGAATAACATCTCCATTCCCTGCGCaggaattatttgtattattattcttttcaacCAGCATACTgtcattttttcccaaaatcttTGTCTGTAAGGTGTGTTCCACTGCTCATGCTAAATGTCCCTGTCCAAGAGCAGGGACATTTTGGACTTGTTGTTAGTAGATTCTCTCAGACTGTAGCCACAGAGTGAGGCTGAGAGTGTGCGGAGTGCAGCTTTCACACAGCTCCCTCACCGTCTGCTCCACCACGATGGGGATGAGCGGACTCCTCCATGCAGGACTGTGATGGATGGACCTGCTGTGTTTCAGCGTCAAGCCTCCTATGTGAAACACTCtctgaaagacacacacacacacacacacacaaacacaaacacacaggataTCAGGATAAGAGGATGCTGAAAGAGAAACAGTGgtttaaagtaactaagtatatTTACTCAAGTTATGTACAACTTTGAGGGTGCGAGGGGTGGTatttctaccccactacaattcagaggtaaatactgtacttttactccactacatgtatttaatccctttagttacttcacagatctggatgaatgatgtgaaatataatcaagtgttgaatcagactttagttccacctggagtaaatccacaagctaccctgcagtctacaaagtacttcagactagctgcaccttcaccagctttgagaacactttcatgatcaatcattataaaacatatcatatatattattctgaaatggaccaatctgcacaatgactacttttactgtcgctactttcactatattttgatcctaatacttttgtacttttacctaAGTAACATTGGCTATTCAGGACTttaacttctcccacctctgcatgTTAACATAATACTATGAAGCTAACATAAAGAGGATGTCATGCAGCGGACAGGTAAACATGATATTAAAGCTGACATGTTTGGATGCTCTGAAGTGATGTAACACTAGCGGCTAACTGTAGCTAGCTAACAGCCTGAATCGAGCCCACGTGCTAACACCCCTGCCCCGTGTCGGATATATTAAAGCCACAGAACAGTGAGACCCTGACCCCAACACTGAGACATGTACTCACCCTTAGCAGCATTTTGAAGCTTTTCACGTTTctgtcccctgtgtgtgtgaccCCCAGATAACCCGGAAACTACTACCACTTGGCTCTTGAACCAAAGAACCATGCATGCAAAGAACCACTGCCATCGCTGGACCACCTGTAGAGGAGCAGCATAGCGCCCCCTGCTGTATCGGAGTGATAGACTCCTAACATTACTATATCTGAATACCAGCAAATAGTATTCATATAAACTAACTAGTGAATAGTATTAGCATCAACATTTACTTAAAGTAGGCCTACCAAGACTAAAAGTACTCGtacattctgattggtcaatttcagaataatatatatgatatgttttataatgatagatcatgaaagtgttctcaaagctggtaaaggtgcagctagtttgaatgactttgtatactgcagggtagctggtggatttactccaggtggaactaaagtctgatttaacacttgattatatttcacatcattcatccacatctgtaaagtaactaaaggtataaataaatgcagtggagtaaaagtacacaatatACCGATGAATTGTattggagtagaattacaaaatagcaaaacattgaaatactcaagtaaagtacatgtCCTTCAAAATTGCACATAAGTacattacttgagtaaatgtactaattacaccactggatataaactatgaatataaaTAACTCATGTACTACATTTCTTTATCTCCAAAGACCTCTGCCACAACTTTGATAAATACACTGTGGATTGTTACCAGAGATATTCTATAGGGTTTTACTTATAGAGCATCTTTGTTAATACCTGCCATTTTTCTTCGTTGGATTTTTAGCACCTAAAACTGGTCGGAAAGGTATTTCATGAGCTTTGTCCACCTCACTTTAAGACACAAAAAGTACGGCTTATAGGCTTTACTTCTACTACCACTAATACTACTCCTACTcacctactactactactactactactactactactactactactactactactactactactactactactactactactactactactactactactactaccactaccagTGCTactacttaaagagcctgtgacacggttttcccccatcatccaaacccatcaatttgagtacatattgtccccttgaaaaccgttactgaactgattttggatatttgtactttgataaccattaatctgccttcaatgttgacaattttctggatcttctcgcggattcttcaagtcccgccaaatgatgggtgacgtcattgcgggcacagcgctccagctgcaccgtccaggatcccagcatctgcatgtaaacctttatatatatacagtcagatgtaaacgcacgatggtgcacacagcagcaagctcagacagcgatgacaggttaatgttgaacgtgtctgagagctcatatgaggctgaaggatcggtttatgttgtatcttctaagtttaggaatgaggtgcgtcaatatgggcgatcatatggtcatgtagccagtggtggaatgggactacaaatcatcccgggactctcgaccggcccacttcggtaccgctagtaaattgtcaacggggggagtgggggatgtcaggggcggcaggtgctgtatatagtaaatgtaaatatgtaaatatttgtgtcactgcatcctggtaaaatacaaatataatgtataatgtctgtgtatttgacattagcgctgctagccacctgtgccctgtactacgaagccagttcaacagaccctggatatgtttgagtaacaaacaaactaacaacaaactaacaaacgagatctcgctaagcggtccgacgacgctggttatcaactcggtaaatcaagccagggtttctctctccagctgagagcgcgttcacgtctaagacacgcgtggatctgactttaattacatttgtctcgagtgtttcgtcaacataatgtgttaaataatacttctgcatacagtctgtgacactgtgagtgttgcacggccagatgaggctggagaagctgactcagataaggaaatatatgatatattatgatattatatgatcgatgatcgactgattgatgatgtaatatgaatgataagtgcgacacgtcggcgtcttctctgcatacggcagtttaaactgtatttcctttatcctgtaatatgacttgagagatttaaactccgcacactgagttgatctcttttctatagacgccggaggcgggcagcgtcaggtaaaataagttatttagccttctcaaacctgagcctcacgcgccgcctatgggggatatgctggtgacttatccgaccggcccacttcggtaccgacccatcgggattcgtcccgatggccagtccgccactgcacccagcccacgtaaactgtcaacggggggagcctcgctgcggggaaacgatggacctagtgtcccgatcggagtgggaataataataataatccgtgcattttatccattaatttccccaacattgtggtaaaaaaaacacacgtttaatccatgttgttggtgtactacaactacaaaaagcatcggtttgttttctcatcaggaaatgcagaccggctcaaacaaacgatcatttaatgtatcatatgttcggcgaattgacatgaaagcactaataaatgtagtttcatccacttgagtttacaaccacaaaaataatcgatttgtttttatatcacatccgacgggaggaaattcagcagctctcactcccgatttttaatcctaa
Encoded proteins:
- the clpp gene encoding ATP-dependent Clp protease proteolytic subunit, mitochondrial isoform X2, with product MLLRRVFHIGGLTLKHSRSIHHSPAWRSPLIPIVVEQTGRGERAYDIYSRLLRERIICLMGPIDDNVASVVIAQLLFLQSESNNKPIHMYINSPGGVVTAGLAIYDTMQYILNPISTWCVGQAASMGSLLLAAGTAGMRHSLPNARIMLHQPSGGARGQATDIAIQAEEILKLKKQINQIYAKHTGQLLQTINGVMERDRYMSPVEAQDFGIIDRVLVHPPQAGQDEPELVQKEPAASPPPHAECAASEQPLPGTPSSHKPEP
- the clpp gene encoding ATP-dependent Clp protease proteolytic subunit, mitochondrial isoform X1 — encoded protein: MVLWFKSQVVVVSGLSGGHTHRGQKREKLQNAAKASSYPDILCVCVCVCVCVCVFQRVFHIGGLTLKHSRSIHHSPAWRSPLIPIVVEQTGRGERAYDIYSRLLRERIICLMGPIDDNVASVVIAQLLFLQSESNNKPIHMYINSPGGVVTAGLAIYDTMQYILNPISTWCVGQAASMGSLLLAAGTAGMRHSLPNARIMLHQPSGGARGQATDIAIQAEEILKLKKQINQIYAKHTGQLLQTINGVMERDRYMSPVEAQDFGIIDRVLVHPPQAGQDEPELVQKEPAASPPPHAECAASEQPLPGTPSSHKPEP